The DNA region TTCAATGGCTGACCACAATTTGAAAATGGCGATTCCCTGCGCTTCATCCCCCAAAACCACCAGCCTGTCCCCAGGACGGATATCGAAAATGTCTCTGGCCTTTTTAGGAATCACGATTTGACCCCGATCTCCAACCTTTACCATTCCATACATGTGCTTTCCCTTCGGCCGAATACCTATTTTGACATGCTGATCGGAACTTTTGACCAAGTCATCCAATACAACATCATAAAGTTCGGCCAAAGCTAAGCAGTTTTGAATATCCGGCACGGTCTCTCCATTTTCCCATTTAGCTACGGCCTGCCTGGACACGCCGATCTTTTCGGCAACTTCTTCTTGAGTCAGTCGGTGCAGCTTTCGCATGCTTTTTAAATTCATACTAATCATATTTTTCACATCCCTTGCCTTCATTATATCGATCTATACGGAACGCACCACCAATGCTCATTAACATTAAATGTTGCTTTCGGTTGCCTTTTACGGTGCTGTTAAAAGAGTGCTTTATGCCATAACAGCCTTGTTCGGCCGTAAAAAAGAAGCCGCGTTATCCGCGGCCCTCTTGCTTATTCTCAATATTGATGCGTTTTTTAATGGGAAATGGTCACTTTCGTATCTGTATTCTCCGATGCCTTAGGCTGTTTAAGCACCAAGAAAGCTACTGCGATGCCGAGCAGCGTAGTGACAGCCGCAATTTGAAAGGCGGTCCGGATCGCTTGGTTAAGCTCTGTCGCCATCATGGTTTCGAGGCTTTCGTTCGTACCCATACCAGCCGAAATCATGGCCATGATCACGGCCAAGCCTACTGCACCTCCAATTTGCTGGCCGGTCGAAATGAGCGCGGAAGCAACGCCCTGTACTTTAGGATCCACTCCCGTGCTTCCGGCGATAAACATCGTTGTAAACACCAGCGCTTGACCGAGGCCGATAATAACCGTGCCTGGTATGATCCCCCACGTTGTCCCTGTTTCCGACAGTCTTGTCAGAAGTAAAAAACCGATCGTTCCCAGACCCATGCCGGCAGCGATTGTACCTGCTACGCCGATCTTAGTTAGTATTCTGTTAATGAACCGGGCACCAAGCAAAGCACTCAGCGTAAGCGGCAGGAAGCTGAGACCGGATTGAATAGCCGAATAGTGCAGCACACCTTGCGTATAAAGCGTAAGGAAGTAGTATAGTGATCCGAACGAAGCCGACAACAGAAATGCAGTTAGCGCTGCGCCGGTCAAATTACGATTACGGAACAGTCCGAAGGCAATCAATGGTTCTTTCGTACGTTGTTCAATCATAATAAAAGCGAGAAACAGAACCGCTCCGAG from Paenibacillus ihbetae includes:
- a CDS encoding MFS transporter encodes the protein MSSSKFKGLALFILAISQLVMALDYTIIFVAMPSLGNELGFSANHLQWVVSAFSLAYGGFLLLGGRLSDLLGRRRMFIIAMALFGLGSLLGGLSESQLMLIIARGVQGLGGALLSPATLSLIVSNFNEGAERNRAMGIWASMGGVGLSLGLLLGGVLTSYIGWEATFFVNVPIALVVILLAPIVLAESKVSTATRHYDAAGTISVTAGLLLIVYYLIQSPVEGWFSASTLPSVLLGAVLFLAFIMIEQRTKEPLIAFGLFRNRNLTGAALTAFLLSASFGSLYYFLTLYTQGVLHYSAIQSGLSFLPLTLSALLGARFINRILTKIGVAGTIAAGMGLGTIGFLLLTRLSETGTTWGIIPGTVIIGLGQALVFTTMFIAGSTGVDPKVQGVASALISTGQQIGGAVGLAVIMAMISAGMGTNESLETMMATELNQAIRTAFQIAAVTTLLGIAVAFLVLKQPKASENTDTKVTISH
- a CDS encoding helix-turn-helix domain-containing protein, whose product is MISMNLKSMRKLHRLTQEEVAEKIGVSRQAVAKWENGETVPDIQNCLALAELYDVVLDDLVKSSDQHVKIGIRPKGKHMYGMVKVGDRGQIVIPKKARDIFDIRPGDRLVVLGDEAQGIAIFKLWSAIEKLKGDITIILTTHYMEEAEALSDHIGVMSKGKLRAAGTTAELTAKTSTGSLEDAFVSLATLEEAVG